The following nucleotide sequence is from Pseudomonas sp. RC10.
CAGCCGCAGGTCTCGACCAAGTCCGGCAAAAACCGTCCATCACTGCTCAAGGGGGCCACACGATGAACCTGCGCGGCTACGTCATCCTGCTCGTGCTGCTCGCCACCCTGGGCGGCTGCGCGAGCCATTCGGGCTGTTCGGGCTACGCCTGCAAACGCCCGGATTCCAACGATCGTGAGCTGGTGATCTGGTGGCCGGCGGACATGCGCCAGGGCATCGACGAGCGGGACCACGAGCAAGACTTCACCGTTGTGCCATTAAAGGACTGAGCATGATTCGGGTATCGGAAAAGGCAGCGTTCTACGCCCACGTCGCCGCAGAACGCGCGGCCATCTGGCCAGTGGCAACCGGCATCGCCTTCGTCAGCCGTCGAGAGCACCGGGATTGGGGCATCGCTCTGCACATCGAAGGCCGCGCCCTGCGCCCCGAGCAACTGCGCGACGCGCTGGAGCGGCGCTTTTCGCAGGCTGAGGTGTTCAACGAGTATTTCCTGTTTCTCGATGTGCAGCGGGATTTCGTGGTCTGGCACGCCGTGCCCGACGCCTCGGAATCCTCCACCAGCCTGGACAGCATTCGCCAGCATGAATTGATGTTGGCGGGGTTGGAGCATTTGCGGGATTGAGGCCTGCGCCATTCAATGCAGCACCGCGATCCACTGTGAGAATCGAGGGGTGTCAGACACCCCTGTGATTCAGGCCATGTGTGTACGCAAGCGCAACACCCGCTGCCCGTCGAACGGATCGGTCAACCAATGCCCCGACACGCCGAATGTGTCCCGTAATCGCTCTGGCGTCAGCACCTCGAACGGCGACCCCAACGCCACCAGTCGCCCCCGGTCCATCACGGCCAACCGGTCACAGGCCAGCGCCTGATTCAAATCGTGCAGGGCGATGACGGTGGTCACGGGCAGGCGTTGCACCAGGTGCAGAATCGACAGTTGCTGCTGAATGTCGAGGTGGTTGGTCGGCTCGTCCAGCAACAGGATCTGCGGCCGTTGCGCCAATGCTCTGGCAATGTGCGCCCGCTGCCGTTCGCCGCCCGACAGCGTGTGCCAGGCCCGATGACGAAGGGGCTCAAGGCTCACATCAGCAATCGCCTCACTGACGATTCGGTCGTCTTCCACGCTCCACGGCGCCAGCGCCGACAACCATGGCGTACGGCCCAATTCAACGGCTTCAAGCAGGCTGATCGAATCGCCGGTCTCCGCCTGTTGCTCGACCACCGCCATCCGCTGCGCCATGTCGCGACGGCGGATGGCAGACAGCCGTTCCCCGTGCAGGAGCACCTCACCTGAGGTGGGCGTCTGCAACCCGGCCAGCAACTTGATCAGGGTCGATTTGCCTGAACCGTTAGGGCCCACGACGCCGAGGTTTTCCCCCGCCCGAATCGACAATGACACGCCGCTGAGCAACGTCGCGCCCTTCACGCTGTAGCTCAGATTGACCGCGCTGAGCACGCTGGCGGCCTGTTCGACAGAAGCGTTCATCGGGCGCGATTTCCCCGCATCAGAATCAGTGCAAACACCGGCGCGCCGACCAGGGCCGTGATCACGCCAATGGGCAGCACCTGGCCCTTGATCAGCACCCGCGACAGCACATCGGCGGCGATCAGAAACAGTGCGCCGCTCAAGGCACTCAACGGCAACAGCCGCGCATGCCGCACCCCGACGACCATGCGCACGGCATGAGGAATCACCAGACCGACGAAGCCAATGGAGCCGACCATCGATACCATCACTGCCGTCACCAACGCTGCGGTGGCGATCAGAAGGGTCTGCACCCGACGCACCGGAATCCCCAGCGAAGCCGCCGAGTCGGCACCAAAGGTGAATGCATCCAGCGAACGCCGGTGCCACAGGCTCACCGCCAGCCCCAGCAGCACCACCGGCACGGAAAGCGCCACCGAGGTCCAGCGCACGCCACTGAGATTGCCCAATAGCCAAAACATGATGCCCCGGGCCTGTTCGGCGCTGGCAGATTTGGTGATCAGAAACGACGTCAGCGCATTGAACAGCTGCGACCCGGCGATCCCCGCGAGGATGATTTGCCCCGTCACCGCCTGGCTGCCCGAGGCCCGAGACGACCGTGCCAACAACGCGACCAAGGCAAACGCGGCAATGGCGCCCACGAACGCACCCATCGATAAGGAAATCGCCCCGGCGCCCAAGCCGATGATCGCGACCAATACCGCGCCGGTCGACGCCCCGGCGGAAATGCCCAGCAGATACGGGTCCGCCAGCGCGTTACGCAACAGCGATTGCAGCACCACACCGGACATCGCCAGGCCCGCGCCACAGGCCGCCGCGACGATGGCTCGGGTCAGCCGGTAATTCCAGACAATGCCCTCATCGATGGGATCGACCGCATAACCCGCCGCCCACAGCTTGTTCGCCAGCACCTGAAAGATCACCGGCAGGCTGATGGAGGTCTCACCGATGGCCACGCCCGCAATCACGGCCAGCACCAGCAAGCCGCTGACCCACAGGGCATGGCCCAGCCAGCGGGCGATGTTCAGGAGGTTCATGGTGTTTCAGTGGCCTTGGCCAATTGCTCGATGCCGTCGAACAGACGAACGCTGGACTCCATCGCACTGGCGTCCATGATCACGATGCGGTTGTTTTTCACGGCGTCCATGTTGCGGGTCACGGGGTCGGACGTGAGGAAGGCCAGTTTCTTTTCGTGGTCGTCAGCGGGGAAGCGGCGACGGTCCATGCGCGCGATCACCAGAATCGTCGGGTTGGCCTTGGCGATGGTTTCCCAGCCCACGGTCGGCCATTCTTCGTCCGAATCGATGATGTTGCGCATGCCCAGGGTGTCGAGCATGAATCCCGGAATGCCTTTGCGCCCGGCGACGTACGGGTCGGTGTTGATGTCCGGGCTGGAGAACCAGAACACCGCCGAAACCTTGCTCGCGTCATGGGCCTTGGCGTGTTCGATGGCCTGAGCCAGACGGGCCTTGTAGCCGTCGATCAGTTGCTGACCGCGATCCTGAACGTCGAAGATTTCCGCCTGTTGCGCGATGCTTTTGTACAGCGCGTCGATGCGGAACGCTTCAAGCCGAGTCCCGTCAGCGCCGACCAGGTTGTTCTTGCCTTCGCAGTCGGACGGCAGGATATACGTCGGGATCTTCAGGTCGTGAAACTGCTGTCGCGTGCCGACCGCACCTTGCGGACCGACCATCCATTCGAACTGCACCGGCACGAAGTCCGGGTGCTTGCCGATCACCGATTCGAAGCTCGGCGCGTTGTCGGCCAGGCGCTCGATCTTCGCGTTGGCGTCCTTGAATTGAGGCAGGGTGTCGTTGAACCACAGGGAAGTGCCAATGACCCGGTCGCTCAGGCCCAGCGCATAGAGCATTTCGGTGGCGGCCTGGCCGATGGTCACGGCTTTGTGAGGCGCCTGGGCAAAGGTCAGGGGCACGCCGCAGTTGTCGAGGGTCAACGGGTAGTGGGTCGGTGCAGCCAAAGCGGAGGGGGACATGAACGCTGCGCTCGACAGCGTCAGACTGGTGAACAAGGGAGCAAAACGGCGCAGCGACATTGGGGTTTCTCCAGTGAGCCTGTGATCGACGAAACAGGCACTGGAAAGCACACCCGAACGGCTGGCGGAGAATAAAGGCAAGCACCGCGCACGGGAGTCCTTCCCGGACACCCCGCCGGTGAATGATTGACGCTTGCCGGCAGGTCTCCTGACTGGCGCTTCATCACCGTGCTTCGGCCTTCCCGGGCGGTAACCCAGTGGCAAACAGGAAGCACGGCTCGACGCCTACAGTTGCGGGGACAGTTCCGTTTGAGCGCGCCCGATGACACAGGGCACGGCTCGCGGATTCCCTATTAATTCCGAGTGGAAACCGGCGGCGGCGATGGTAAACGATTTGCCCGATACAGGCGACCACTCGGCGTTCGCAACCCTTGTAGGAGCGTGGCTTGTCCCGCGATCGGCGACGAAGTCGTCGTCATCCGTCAAATGCATTTCATCTGAGGCACCGCGAATACCGATTTGGCGACGGGTTCCCCGCCGATCGCGGGACAAGCCACGCTCCTACAGGCCCCTTATTTTAACGGCCAGCCGATCACTTTCTTCGGCCTCGGATTCGCATACGTCCGCACTTTGGAGGTCTTCAATCCCAATCGCACCAGCGACTCCGCCAGCGCCACGGCGGCCGTCACGCCATCCACCACCGGCACGCCCGCACGGTCACGAATCAGCTGGTCCAGCCCGGCCATGCCGCCGCAACCCAGGCAGATCACCTCGGCCTTGTCCTGCGTCACCGCCTCGACCGCCTGCCCGGCGATGGCCTCCAGTGCGCGGTCCGGCCTCTCTTCCAGCTCCAGCACGCTCATGCCGCTGGCTCGCACCGACGCGCAGCGTTCGAACACACCGGCCAGTTTCAGGCGGTCTTCGATCAGCGGCACCGTCCGGTCCAGCGTGGTCACCACCGAATATTTATGCCCGAGCAGCATCGCCAGGCTGGCCGCGGCTTCGGTGATGTCCACCACCGGCACGTCCAGCAATTCCTGCAAGCCTTCGCGCCCGTGCTCGCCATACCCGGCCTGAATCACCGCGTCGTAGGGCTGATCGTAGGACAGCACGCGGTCCATCACGGCAATCGCCGCCAGATAGCTTTCGAAATTGCCTTCCACCGATTCCGCACCAAAACGTGGCGTCAGGCCGATGATTTCCGTACCGGGTGACGCAACACTGCGCGCCTGCTCGGCAATGGTGTCGGTCATGGATTGAGTGGTGTTCACGTTGACGATCAAAATGCGCATGGGGGCGGGTCTCAAGCGGTGATCATGGGATACATGCCTACCGCTGAAGCGAAAACCGCGCCACCTTGGAATTCGGCGGGTGAGACGTCGAACCGTTCGCCGACGTCTCGGGTGGATCTTCAATCCTTCATCGGCACCGGAGCCTGCGGCGCAATGAAGCCTTGATCACGCATCGCTTGCCAGAAGCCGTCCGGCACCTGGGCATTCAGCGCCGCGACGTCTTCGATGATTCGCGAGGGCCGGCTCGCGCCAGGAATCACCGCCGCCACCAGCGGGTTGGCCAGTACGAATTGCAGCGCCGCCGATTTGATATCGACCTGGTACTGGCGGGCGATTTCCTGAATGTGCGCGACCTTGTCGAGCATCGCTTGCGGCGCTTCCTGGTACTCGAAATGCTTGCCGCCCACCAACACGCCCGAGCTGTAGGGCCCGCCCACGACGAACTCGGCGTTGTGCTCACGGGCCTTGGCGAACAGGCGTTGCAGCGGCTGGTCGTGGTCCAGCAGCGAATAGCGGCCCGCCAGCAGGAAACCGTCCGGTTGTGCTTCACTCAGGTCCAGCGTCAGCTCGCACGGCTCGACCCGGTTCACGCCCAGGCCCCACGCCTTGATCACGCCTTCTTCGCGCAGTCGGGTGAGGGTGCGGAAAGCGCCTTTGCGGGCGATGTTGAAATGCTCGATCCACTCATCGCCGTGGGCATCTTGAGCGATGTCGTGCACGAACACGATGTCCAGCCGATCGGTGTCCAAGCGCTTGAGGCTGGCCTCGATGGAACGCAGCGTGGCGTCGCCGGAATAATCGGTGAGGATTTTGTTTTTCAAACCGTCGCTGAACGGGCCGCTGCGGGTTTCGCTGTCCAGTTCGTCGGAAATCAACCGGCCCACTTTGGTGCTGAGGGTGTATTCGTCGCGCGGCACATGGGCCAGCGCCTTGCCCAGCCGTTGCTCGGACAGGCCCGAGCCGTACAGCGGCGCGGTGTCGAAATAGCGGATGCCCTGATCCCACGCCGATTGCACCGTGGCGGCGGCTTCGTCTTCGCTGATGTCGCGGAACATATTGCCCAGAGGCGCTGCGCCAAAGCCGAGGCGGCCAATGATCTTGTCGTGCAGACTCATGAAAGTGTCCTGTCCGGGGTCATGGAGTGCCGGGAAAAAATGCCCGGCGTGTTGTACAGATCATGCCGTGCGGCAGGAGTTCTATGGT
It contains:
- the hrpT gene encoding HrpT family type III secretion system protein codes for the protein MNLRGYVILLVLLATLGGCASHSGCSGYACKRPDSNDRELVIWWPADMRQGIDERDHEQDFTVVPLKD
- a CDS encoding type III secretion protein HrpV, with protein sequence MIRVSEKAAFYAHVAAERAAIWPVATGIAFVSRREHRDWGIALHIEGRALRPEQLRDALERRFSQAEVFNEYFLFLDVQRDFVVWHAVPDASESSTSLDSIRQHELMLAGLEHLRD
- a CDS encoding ABC transporter ATP-binding protein: MNASVEQAASVLSAVNLSYSVKGATLLSGVSLSIRAGENLGVVGPNGSGKSTLIKLLAGLQTPTSGEVLLHGERLSAIRRRDMAQRMAVVEQQAETGDSISLLEAVELGRTPWLSALAPWSVEDDRIVSEAIADVSLEPLRHRAWHTLSGGERQRAHIARALAQRPQILLLDEPTNHLDIQQQLSILHLVQRLPVTTVIALHDLNQALACDRLAVMDRGRLVALGSPFEVLTPERLRDTFGVSGHWLTDPFDGQRVLRLRTHMA
- a CDS encoding iron chelate uptake ABC transporter family permease subunit, which codes for MNLLNIARWLGHALWVSGLLVLAVIAGVAIGETSISLPVIFQVLANKLWAAGYAVDPIDEGIVWNYRLTRAIVAAACGAGLAMSGVVLQSLLRNALADPYLLGISAGASTGAVLVAIIGLGAGAISLSMGAFVGAIAAFALVALLARSSRASGSQAVTGQIILAGIAGSQLFNALTSFLITKSASAEQARGIMFWLLGNLSGVRWTSVALSVPVVLLGLAVSLWHRRSLDAFTFGADSAASLGIPVRRVQTLLIATAALVTAVMVSMVGSIGFVGLVIPHAVRMVVGVRHARLLPLSALSGALFLIAADVLSRVLIKGQVLPIGVITALVGAPVFALILMRGNRAR
- a CDS encoding ABC transporter substrate-binding protein, whose product is MSLRRFAPLFTSLTLSSAAFMSPSALAAPTHYPLTLDNCGVPLTFAQAPHKAVTIGQAATEMLYALGLSDRVIGTSLWFNDTLPQFKDANAKIERLADNAPSFESVIGKHPDFVPVQFEWMVGPQGAVGTRQQFHDLKIPTYILPSDCEGKNNLVGADGTRLEAFRIDALYKSIAQQAEIFDVQDRGQQLIDGYKARLAQAIEHAKAHDASKVSAVFWFSSPDINTDPYVAGRKGIPGFMLDTLGMRNIIDSDEEWPTVGWETIAKANPTILVIARMDRRRFPADDHEKKLAFLTSDPVTRNMDAVKNNRIVIMDASAMESSVRLFDGIEQLAKATETP
- a CDS encoding aspartate/glutamate racemase family protein, which translates into the protein MRILIVNVNTTQSMTDTIAEQARSVASPGTEIIGLTPRFGAESVEGNFESYLAAIAVMDRVLSYDQPYDAVIQAGYGEHGREGLQELLDVPVVDITEAAASLAMLLGHKYSVVTTLDRTVPLIEDRLKLAGVFERCASVRASGMSVLELEERPDRALEAIAGQAVEAVTQDKAEVICLGCGGMAGLDQLIRDRAGVPVVDGVTAAVALAESLVRLGLKTSKVRTYANPRPKKVIGWPLK
- a CDS encoding aldo/keto reductase is translated as MSLHDKIIGRLGFGAAPLGNMFRDISEDEAAATVQSAWDQGIRYFDTAPLYGSGLSEQRLGKALAHVPRDEYTLSTKVGRLISDELDSETRSGPFSDGLKNKILTDYSGDATLRSIEASLKRLDTDRLDIVFVHDIAQDAHGDEWIEHFNIARKGAFRTLTRLREEGVIKAWGLGVNRVEPCELTLDLSEAQPDGFLLAGRYSLLDHDQPLQRLFAKAREHNAEFVVGGPYSSGVLVGGKHFEYQEAPQAMLDKVAHIQEIARQYQVDIKSAALQFVLANPLVAAVIPGASRPSRIIEDVAALNAQVPDGFWQAMRDQGFIAPQAPVPMKD